From the genome of Pseudomonas sp. TMP9, one region includes:
- a CDS encoding PilZ domain-containing protein has product MSLPPNLGPRNGILSLTIKDKSVLYAAYMPFIKNGGLFIPTNKSYKLGDEVFMLLNLMDEPEKIPVAGKVVWITPKGAQGNRAAGVGVQFNDGDNTARNKIETYLAGALTSDRPTHTM; this is encoded by the coding sequence ATGAGTCTGCCTCCTAACTTGGGCCCGCGTAACGGAATTTTGTCGCTGACAATCAAAGACAAATCCGTGCTTTATGCCGCTTATATGCCCTTTATCAAAAATGGCGGCCTGTTTATTCCAACCAACAAGAGCTACAAGCTCGGCGATGAAGTGTTCATGCTGCTCAACCTGATGGATGAGCCGGAAAAAATCCCGGTCGCCGGCAAGGTGGTTTGGATCACGCCCAAAGGGGCGCAGGGCAACCGCGCCGCGGGTGTCGGTGTGCAGTTCAATGACGGCGACAACACCGCGCGTAACAAGATCGAAACCTACTTGGCCGGCGCGCTGACCTCGGATCGTCCGACGCACACCATGTAA
- a CDS encoding TetR/AcrR family transcriptional regulator translates to MHKEPRKVREFRRREQEILDTALKLFLDQGEDSVTVEMIADTVGIGKGTIYKHFKSKAEIYLRLMLDYERDLNELLHSADVDRDKEALSRAYFEFRMRDPQRYRLFDRLEEKVVKGNQVPEMVEQLHKIRASNFERLTQLIKGRITEGKLEDVPPYFHYCAAWALVHGAVALYHSPFWSNVLEDQEGFFQFLMDIGVRMGNKRKREGDTPVS, encoded by the coding sequence ATGCATAAAGAACCCCGCAAAGTCCGTGAGTTTCGCCGCCGCGAACAGGAAATTCTCGACACAGCACTCAAGCTCTTCCTCGACCAAGGTGAAGACAGCGTGACTGTGGAAATGATTGCCGACACGGTTGGTATCGGCAAAGGCACCATCTACAAACATTTCAAATCCAAGGCGGAGATATACCTGCGCCTGATGCTCGACTATGAGCGCGATTTGAACGAGCTGCTGCATTCAGCTGATGTCGACCGTGACAAAGAAGCCTTGTCGCGCGCCTACTTTGAGTTCCGCATGCGCGATCCTCAGCGCTATCGGTTGTTCGACCGCCTGGAAGAGAAGGTGGTCAAGGGCAACCAAGTGCCGGAAATGGTCGAACAACTGCACAAAATCCGCGCCTCCAATTTTGAGCGCCTGACGCAGCTGATCAAAGGTCGAATTACTGAAGGCAAGCTTGAGGATGTGCCGCCATATTTCCATTATTGCGCCGCCTGGGCCTTGGTACACGGCGCTGTGGCGCTGTATCACTCGCCGTTTTGGAGCAACGTGCTGGAAGATCAGGAAGGGTTCTTCCAGTTCCTTATGGATATTGGCGTGCGCATGGGCAATAAACGCAAACGTGAGGGTGATACGCCGGTTAGCTGA
- the tmk gene encoding dTMP kinase, producing the protein MSGLFITLEGPEGAGKSTNRDYLAERLREQGIDVMLTREPGGTPLAERVRELLLAPSDEPMAADTELLLVFAARAQHLAQVIRPALARGCVVLCDRFTDATYAYQGGGRGLSEARIALLEAFVQGTLRPHLTLVFDLPIEVGLARAAARGRLDRFEQEGRQFFDAVRQTYLRRAAEQPQRYRIVDAAQSLSGVQQALDNLLPQLLELQRG; encoded by the coding sequence GTGAGCGGTTTGTTTATCACCCTAGAAGGCCCAGAGGGCGCCGGTAAAAGCACCAACCGTGATTACCTGGCTGAGCGGTTGCGCGAGCAGGGCATTGACGTGATGTTGACCCGCGAGCCGGGCGGCACGCCTTTGGCTGAGCGTGTGCGTGAGTTACTGCTCGCCCCCAGTGATGAGCCCATGGCGGCTGATACCGAACTGCTGCTGGTCTTTGCTGCCCGCGCGCAGCATTTGGCGCAGGTTATTCGCCCAGCCTTGGCCCGAGGTTGTGTGGTGCTGTGTGATCGCTTTACCGATGCCACCTACGCCTACCAAGGTGGCGGTCGTGGCCTTAGCGAGGCGCGTATCGCTTTACTTGAAGCGTTCGTGCAGGGCACGTTACGCCCACACCTGACCTTGGTGTTCGACCTGCCGATTGAAGTGGGCTTGGCCCGCGCGGCCGCGCGTGGTCGGCTGGACCGTTTTGAGCAGGAAGGTCGTCAGTTTTTTGATGCCGTGCGCCAAACTTACCTGCGTCGCGCCGCTGAGCAGCCGCAGCGCTACCGCATTGTGGATGCCGCGCAATCCTTAAGTGGTGTGCAGCAGGCGCTTGATAATCTGTTGCCGCAACTGCTGGAGTTGCAGCGTGGCTGA
- a CDS encoding DNA polymerase III subunit delta', whose product MADAYPWQDLLWQQLAGRSQHAHAYLLHGPAGIGKRALAERLMARLLCHLPDGLNACGQCKSCHLLAAGTHPDSYILQPEEADKAIKVDQVRDLVSFVVQTAQLAGRKVVLVEPAESMNVNAANALLKSLEEPSGNTVLLLISHQPSRLLPTVKSRCVQQACPLPSEAMSLAWLQQALPACKADEHHELLFLAAGSPLMAVKMHEQGVIAQRAQVVEGVKKLLKQQITASQLAESWNVISLQLLFDWFCQWSQLLLRYQLTGDEAGLGQADMRKVVQYLAEKTPQAKVLNMQDWLLAQRQKVIGKANLNRVLLLEALLVQWASLPGPG is encoded by the coding sequence GTGGCTGATGCCTACCCCTGGCAGGATTTACTTTGGCAACAATTGGCTGGCCGCAGCCAACACGCACACGCTTATCTGCTGCATGGCCCAGCCGGCATCGGCAAACGCGCCTTGGCTGAGCGGTTGATGGCGCGCTTGCTGTGCCATCTGCCCGACGGCCTGAATGCCTGTGGACAGTGCAAGTCCTGTCACTTGCTGGCGGCTGGCACTCATCCGGATAGCTATATTTTGCAGCCGGAAGAGGCGGATAAAGCCATCAAGGTCGATCAGGTGCGCGATCTGGTCAGTTTTGTCGTGCAGACCGCGCAGTTGGCTGGGCGCAAAGTGGTGTTGGTCGAGCCGGCCGAGTCGATGAACGTCAATGCCGCTAACGCCTTGCTGAAAAGTCTGGAAGAGCCTTCTGGCAATACTGTGTTGCTGTTAATCAGCCACCAACCGAGTCGCTTGTTGCCTACAGTGAAAAGCCGCTGTGTGCAGCAGGCGTGCCCACTGCCGAGCGAGGCAATGAGCCTTGCATGGTTGCAGCAGGCCCTGCCGGCTTGTAAGGCAGACGAGCACCACGAGTTGCTGTTCCTTGCAGCGGGCTCGCCCTTGATGGCGGTGAAAATGCATGAGCAGGGCGTTATCGCCCAGCGTGCGCAGGTAGTTGAGGGCGTAAAAAAGCTGCTTAAACAGCAAATTACAGCGAGCCAATTGGCTGAAAGTTGGAACGTGATTTCCCTGCAATTGCTGTTCGACTGGTTCTGCCAGTGGTCACAATTACTCTTGCGTTACCAGTTGACTGGTGACGAAGCCGGTCTTGGTCAGGCGGATATGCGCAAGGTGGTGCAGTACCTGGCGGAGAAAACCCCGCAGGCGAAAGTGCTGAACATGCAGGATTGGTTGCTGGCGCAGCGTCAGAAAGTTATTGGCAAGGCTAATCTTAACCGTGTCTTACTTCTCGAAGCCTTGCTGGTGCAGTGGGCAAGCTTGCCCGGACCGGGCTAG
- a CDS encoding radical SAM protein, producing MHDFPISYIEPVFRPPSEAHSLILPVTNGCSWNNCTFCEMYTQAQKKFRARDEAQVLEEIRLTGERMIVQRVFLADGDALVLPTRRLLTILEAIREHMPDVSRVSSYCLPRNLRKKTVTELKELADAGLRMAYVGCESGDDEVLARVNKGETYASSLSALDKLGQAGITRSVMILNGLGGTSLSDQHADNSARLMNETQPEFLSTLVVSFPQGVARFRQGFADFQALNQPQLFVEVERLLSGLELHDTVFRSDHASNYLVLKGTLGADKQRLLAQVQQAIKQPQQAHLRQEWQRGL from the coding sequence ATGCACGATTTCCCTATCAGCTATATCGAACCGGTATTCCGCCCACCGAGCGAAGCCCATTCGCTGATCTTGCCCGTCACAAACGGCTGCTCTTGGAACAACTGTACGTTTTGCGAAATGTATACCCAGGCGCAAAAGAAGTTCCGCGCACGTGATGAAGCACAGGTACTCGAAGAAATTCGCCTAACCGGTGAGCGAATGATTGTGCAGCGCGTATTTCTGGCGGACGGGGATGCATTAGTCCTGCCCACACGGCGCTTGCTGACCATCCTTGAGGCTATCCGTGAGCACATGCCCGATGTTTCGCGGGTGTCGAGCTATTGCTTACCGCGCAACCTGCGTAAGAAGACGGTAACAGAGCTCAAGGAGCTGGCCGACGCTGGGCTGCGTATGGCCTATGTGGGTTGCGAGTCGGGTGATGATGAGGTCCTGGCGCGGGTCAACAAGGGCGAGACTTATGCGTCTAGTTTGAGCGCTCTGGATAAGCTCGGCCAGGCGGGTATAACGCGTTCGGTGATGATTCTTAACGGCCTGGGCGGCACGTCATTGAGTGACCAACATGCTGATAATTCGGCGCGTCTCATGAATGAAACACAGCCTGAGTTTCTCTCGACCCTGGTGGTGAGCTTTCCTCAGGGCGTGGCGCGTTTTCGCCAGGGCTTTGCTGATTTTCAGGCGCTTAATCAACCGCAACTGTTTGTTGAGGTTGAGCGGCTTTTAAGTGGGTTAGAACTGCACGACACGGTGTTTCGTAGCGACCATGCCTCCAACTACTTGGTGCTCAAAGGCACCCTCGGGGCGGACAAGCAGCGCTTACTGGCGCAGGTGCAGCAAGCCATTAAACAGCCTCAGCAGGCACATTTGCGTCAGGAGTGGCAGCGTGGTCTTTGA
- a CDS encoding TatD family hydrolase: MLVDSHCHLDRLDLTAYDGSLEAALEAARARGVGHFLCIGVSADNASAVKGLAERYADVDCSVGVHPLDLQPGAAPALDWLLAELNHPRVVAIGETGLDYHYEPESAALQQASFRLHLDAARITGKPVIVHTREARADTLALLREAALAQAGVLHCFTEDWAMAKAALDLGFYISLSGIVTFRNAEALREVARQVPVDRLLVETDSPYLAPIPHRGKPNLPEYVRDVAEYLAVLRGVSFEQLAEQTTANFKRLFPLARVS, encoded by the coding sequence ATGCTGGTTGATTCCCACTGTCACCTTGATCGTCTCGATCTGACCGCCTATGACGGTTCACTCGAAGCGGCCCTTGAGGCTGCCCGGGCGCGCGGCGTTGGCCATTTTCTTTGTATCGGTGTCAGTGCTGATAATGCATCTGCGGTCAAAGGCCTGGCTGAACGCTATGCCGACGTGGATTGCTCGGTTGGCGTGCACCCGCTGGATCTTCAGCCGGGTGCTGCGCCCGCGTTGGATTGGTTACTCGCTGAGTTGAACCATCCACGGGTAGTTGCCATTGGCGAAACCGGTCTCGATTACCACTACGAGCCTGAGTCCGCAGCGCTGCAGCAAGCCTCCTTTCGCTTACACTTAGACGCGGCGCGGATTACCGGTAAACCGGTAATCGTGCATACCCGCGAGGCGCGTGCCGACACCTTGGCGCTGCTGCGTGAGGCTGCGCTGGCGCAAGCGGGCGTGCTGCATTGCTTTACCGAAGACTGGGCGATGGCTAAGGCCGCACTGGATCTCGGTTTCTATATCTCGCTGTCTGGCATTGTGACCTTCCGTAATGCTGAGGCGCTGCGCGAGGTTGCTCGTCAGGTGCCAGTTGATCGTTTGCTGGTGGAAACCGATTCGCCGTATCTGGCGCCTATTCCGCACCGCGGTAAACCCAACCTACCCGAGTATGTCCGCGATGTGGCTGAGTACTTAGCGGTGCTGCGTGGGGTTAGCTTCGAGCAATTAGCTGAGCAGACCACCGCGAACTTTAAGCGCCTGTTTCCCTTGGCGCGCGTGAGCTGA
- a CDS encoding DUF4823 domain-containing protein has protein sequence MRGLLLIVGVLLLSGCMKASDLANEAIYQLRDVGVLDHSQTRRASPWRLQADSFIYIAQGHFVPPGGAYPRPNVVAEEAYKGFIEYFPMVRRARSPLGLDEALEQAREAGAHYLLYSRFAFADDRIGTVEEWEDQEALDRLGTDRGVIQLMLLETNTRYLVDTARIRSRGGFLTLYDAKPDDLIGPALQDYARRLLGLGH, from the coding sequence ATGCGTGGTCTGTTGCTAATAGTGGGTGTGTTACTGCTCAGCGGCTGCATGAAGGCCAGTGATCTGGCCAATGAAGCGATTTATCAATTACGCGATGTCGGTGTGCTCGATCACAGCCAGACGCGCCGCGCCAGCCCTTGGCGTTTGCAGGCCGACTCATTTATCTACATCGCCCAAGGCCACTTTGTGCCGCCGGGTGGCGCTTATCCGCGGCCCAACGTGGTGGCTGAAGAAGCCTACAAAGGCTTTATCGAGTACTTCCCCATGGTTCGTCGCGCTAGGTCGCCGTTGGGGCTTGATGAGGCCCTTGAGCAGGCACGCGAGGCGGGTGCGCATTATTTGCTGTACAGCCGCTTCGCCTTCGCCGATGACCGTATCGGCACCGTGGAGGAGTGGGAAGACCAAGAAGCGCTGGACCGTTTAGGCACCGATCGCGGGGTCATTCAGTTGATGTTGCTTGAAACCAACACCCGCTATTTAGTCGATACTGCCCGTATTCGAAGCCGCGGAGGCTTCCTGACGCTTTATGATGCCAAACCAGACGATCTTATTGGTCCGGCATTGCAGGATTACGCTCGGCGTTTACTGGGCTTGGGGCATTAA
- a CDS encoding radical SAM protein, which translates to MIVDRQGRRFRNLRISLTAACNYACTYCVPDGKRLVAAQDELSAEAMLRGVAYLIEAAGIERLRVTGGEPLVSPKLEAFLRGVSQLGLADISLTTNAQLLTRKLPLLLECGIRRLNVSLDTLDAAAFRSIARGGDLPTVLEGLQQAKAAGLKIKVNMVPLRGQNLDQVMPLLDYCLVSGFELRFIELMRMGHLARDGNTFQRQFVGMPELLAMIAERYAYSQATAPLDATALRYEIPGLGFFGVIANESVPFCRTCSRLRLSSTGWLHGCLSSSNRHYVGDLLDKPRHQALPALQGLLVKALGDKQDVAFSGGITVMKIIGG; encoded by the coding sequence ATGATCGTTGACCGCCAAGGCAGGCGTTTTCGCAATCTGCGTATCAGCCTAACCGCTGCCTGCAACTACGCCTGCACCTATTGTGTGCCTGACGGTAAGCGTCTTGTGGCCGCGCAAGATGAACTGTCGGCTGAGGCCATGCTGCGCGGCGTGGCTTATTTAATTGAAGCGGCCGGTATCGAACGGCTGCGTGTTACCGGTGGTGAGCCGCTGGTCAGCCCCAAGCTAGAAGCGTTTCTGCGCGGCGTTAGTCAGCTGGGCTTGGCTGACATCAGCTTGACCACAAATGCTCAGCTATTGACGCGTAAGTTACCGTTGCTACTGGAGTGCGGCATCCGCCGCCTGAACGTCTCCTTAGACACGCTGGACGCTGCGGCCTTTCGCTCCATTGCCCGTGGCGGTGATCTGCCTACCGTCCTTGAAGGCTTGCAGCAGGCTAAAGCGGCGGGGCTGAAGATCAAAGTCAACATGGTGCCCCTGCGTGGGCAAAACCTTGATCAGGTCATGCCGCTGCTCGACTATTGCTTGGTAAGTGGCTTTGAGCTGCGGTTTATCGAGCTGATGCGCATGGGCCATTTGGCACGTGACGGCAACACTTTCCAGCGCCAGTTTGTTGGCATGCCCGAATTGTTAGCGATGATTGCTGAGCGTTATGCCTACAGCCAAGCCACCGCGCCACTGGATGCCACGGCGCTGCGTTACGAAATCCCTGGGCTAGGTTTTTTCGGCGTGATTGCCAATGAAAGCGTACCGTTTTGCCGAACCTGTTCGCGGTTGCGTTTATCATCAACAGGCTGGCTGCACGGTTGTTTGTCATCGAGTAATCGGCACTATGTCGGCGATCTACTGGACAAACCGCGTCACCAAGCATTGCCGGCCCTGCAAGGTTTATTGGTCAAAGCTTTGGGTGATAAGCAGGATGTAGCGTTTTCGGGCGGCATCACCGTGATGAAGATTATTGGTGGCTGA